One Paraburkholderia sp. IMGN_8 DNA window includes the following coding sequences:
- a CDS encoding YggT family protein yields MFGDIARFLLNTVFTLFGAALLLRAWLQVVRMPPYNPVTNAVLQATNWLVLPLRHILPSTRNIDWASIVAALIAAIVYVVLMVLLTGADPLTLLPTLLIVAVLTLVKWALNLIIWLTILMALLSWLNPRSPAMPILYQLTAPFLNPLRRVVPQLGGIDLSPILLFVIVQVLLMVVTRAAVQLTYFVI; encoded by the coding sequence ATGTTTGGCGATATCGCCCGTTTTCTGCTCAATACCGTCTTTACGCTGTTTGGCGCCGCACTGCTGCTGCGCGCCTGGCTGCAGGTCGTGCGCATGCCGCCGTACAACCCGGTCACGAACGCGGTACTGCAAGCCACCAACTGGCTCGTGCTGCCGCTGCGGCACATCCTGCCGAGTACGCGCAATATCGACTGGGCGAGCATCGTCGCGGCCCTGATCGCCGCGATCGTCTACGTGGTGCTGATGGTGTTGCTCACCGGCGCCGATCCGCTCACGCTCTTGCCGACCCTGCTGATCGTTGCGGTGCTGACCCTCGTCAAATGGGCGCTCAATCTGATCATCTGGCTGACGATCCTCATGGCGCTGCTGTCGTGGCTCAATCCGCGCTCGCCTGCCATGCCGATCCTGTATCAGCTGACAGCGCCGTTTTTGAATCCGCTGCGCCGTGTGGTGCCGCAGCTCGGCGGCATCGACCTGTCGCCGATTCTGCTGTTCGTAATCGTGCAGGTGCTGTTGATGGTGGTGACGCGCGCGGCTGTTCAGCTGACTTACTTCGTGATCTGA
- a CDS encoding EthD family reductase, translating to MIKVSILYPYRENGHFDVEYYCVTHMPLAAKLFGPSLKGWSVDVGINAGPPGTPPPYVAAGHFLFDSADDFYKVFKPASEQLVADIPNYTDGGNGTILISEIKISQ from the coding sequence ATGATCAAGGTCAGCATCCTTTATCCATACCGGGAAAACGGCCACTTCGACGTGGAGTATTACTGCGTCACGCACATGCCGCTTGCGGCCAAGCTGTTCGGGCCGTCGCTCAAGGGCTGGTCGGTCGACGTCGGCATCAACGCCGGGCCGCCGGGCACGCCACCGCCGTATGTTGCAGCAGGACACTTCCTGTTCGACAGCGCGGACGACTTCTACAAGGTCTTCAAGCCAGCTTCGGAGCAGTTGGTCGCCGACATCCCCAATTACACCGACGGCGGCAACGGTACGATTCTGATCAGTGAGATCAAGATTTCGCAGTGA